The genomic DNA GGTTTGTATTTGTCCGCCGAGAACACATCGAACTCCCGGTGAATGTATTGAGCGAGGTTCTCCAGCTCCTGACGGCCCAGAAAGGCTAAATACTCCGTCTTGCTCTCTTTTGTGATCTTGATCTGTTTCTGGGTTCCCATCGTCTGTAGAGCGTTCTCTGCCGCCCGTTTGGCCTGAGCCATGTCCCGACCAAGTTCAATCAAGCGGTTGGCAATATGTTCGTGGGCGCGTTTGGTGCGCTCACCCAGTTGGTCTGGATGCACCGTGCCCCGCGTGCGGAAGTCCATGCGCATGGCCCGCTTGAAGCTCTGCGAGCTGACCCGGGCGCGGCGCGTGCCGCCGAAGTACGCGTCCTTGGGGCTGCCGGTGTCATCGCGGTTGAGGTTGCTGGGCGCGAAGTTCTGCAGGTAGTGGAGTTCCAGAAGGGCTTTCATAGTGTTTCTCCTTCGTCCTCGTCCGGGACAGTGGTGTCGAAGAGGCTGGATTGTGGGCGGGTCGGTGTGTTGGTCTTGGTAGCTGTGGGTTTGTCAGTGGTGATGACGCGTTCGGCGGTGCGGTAGAAATCTTTCGCCCAAATACGACGCAACCTTGCGCCCCTCTCGGGGTGTTCCCACAGGTCTACGTCTCTCAGCAGTTGCACCCAGTCGGGTGTGCGGCCGTCCGCTTTCAGCAGCGTGACCGCCTGACGTAGGGCATACGGCAGGGCGTCCATGTCGGCGTCCAGCAGGGCCAGGAAGCGCTTCTCGGTGCTGGGCCGCTGCTCCTGCGCGAGGTACAGCGCTCCGAATGTCTCCCCGAGGGTCGGGCGGTGTTCCGGCGCAGGGGTGGGTTCGTTGCTCTCGTCCGGGCGTTCAATCAGGGAGTACAGGCCCGCCACGAGGGCTAGCGCGCGCCACTGCCGGTCATGCCTCACGTCCAGGCCGGAACGCAGAAAGACGCCTTCCAACCACGGCACACTCTGGCCGGGCGTGTCGTCGCCCAGTGAGCGGCGCAGTTGCGCGAGCTGCCCACGGTCCAGGCGGGAGAGGTTCAGCACCAGCCGCTCAAACGGCGTGGCGGTGGATGGGATGGTCGTCATGATGGGGAAACCTCCGCTCGATGGGTGGCATGCAGGGCAGATAGGGCGCGTGCCAAGATCGCCTGCGGGCTCGGCTGGTATTTGCCGTCCGTGCGGCGTGGGCGGAAGGCGTAGCCCAACACCGTCCCGTCTCCGCCCGCCCCCTGGAGGTTCATCGCCCATGCGGCCCGGGCCTCTCGGGCCACGCTGTCACGCCACCCAGCCTCCGCTTCCTGCGGGGCGTCCAGCGCCGAGAGGAACATCCGGAACGGGGCTTCCAGCGCCGCCCAGTACGACCCCAGGCCGGGAAGTGTTTGCGTGAGGTCCCGCACGTCGTCCTTGTGCGGCTCCCGCTCCCCACCGCGCGAGAGGACTTCTACCGCGAGCCGCTGAGTAGCGCTTGTCAGCGCTGCTGCCACTAATTTCGCTTCCTTGAAGGCCGTATCTATGTATTTGCCGCCCTGTTCCCAGTCCTGAAGGAGAGTGATCGGCATGGCATAAGACTCATGCCGGAAAGCGGACGTGATACCTGGTTTGCCACCCAGGATCTGACCGAAAACATGCACCTGGACAATGTTCTCTCCGGTGGCTGTACCATTGGCGATACATAGAACGTCAGCCGCGTTCTGAATCGTCAGGGGGGCAAAGCCAGGAACTTTAATGACCTTCCCTTTCGAATCGGCGTACACCTGATCCTGAGGTTCAGGCAGGATGGCCTGCAGGTCGCGCCACGCCAGCCTATTCAGGCTGAGTGTTAGCGGCAGCAATGTGGGTCTGCCCTCCACCGTTTTGGAGACAAGGGCAGCCATCGGTTCGAGTGAGCGGCCTTGGTTGCTGTCCTCGACACGCGCCACCCCACTCCCGTATCCAACAGTCTGGACTTGGTGTGGGTGTATCCGGGCAGGAGTGGCCAGGATGCTCCGCGACAGCCACGTGTAGCGGTCGGCATAGCCCATAGGAACCTGCGGTGCGTCAGAGCGGTTTACTCCCTCAGCCTGCCACTCCCAGACGGCACGGTCGCCTTCGGCCATGTCCGCTGGATACGGAAGGAGGTTCAGACAGAGAGTCTCAAGGAGATTGTTCCCGGTTGGGACGAACAGCGCCTTACTCATGACCGGGCCACCCTGCTGGCTTTCAGACGCACCTGTTACGCGGCCACCCAACGCGAACGACTGATTCTGAGCGAGGAGGCGAGCAATCTGACCCGGTGTCGCAGTACCTACCCAGCCCATCAACGTGGGTTCGACTGCGGACTTGCCTACGACAGCTTCAGCGCGTTTCTTGGTGCCGAAGACGGGTGTGGTGTTGCTGCCGTTCAGTTCCGGGGACAGCAGGCTCCAGTGGTACTGCTCTGGATTGGCCTTATTGGATTTTCCTTGCCAGAAGGGCCGCTCGGGGTGGAACAGGTCGAAGTGGTCGTCCCACCGGGCGAAGTACGCTTCGAGCTGGTCGGTGGGAAATCCGCCCCGGAACCACTCGGCAGCCTGCGCGACGTTGCGGGGGCCCCGCAGAGCGCGGTGCAGCAGCGCGAGCGTCAGGCGCAGCAGGGCCACCGTGACCAGCGGTGAGGGGTCGTCGATACGTCCGAAGGTGTGGGCCTTCAGGACGAGGTCACGCAGGCCGACCTCGTGGACGGGGCCGCCGTCCAGGGGCCGGACGGGAATCCAGGGGTCGTGCAGCAGGTTGAAGGTGGGGATGGGCGGGCTGTTCACAGTTGGCCTCCGTTGGGTCAGGCGGTGTTGCGGGCAGGTGGGACGTCATAGCGGGCTAGGGCTTCACGCAGTTCGGCGAGCCACGCCTCGCGCACATGGGGCGGGGACAGAACTTCAGCGCGGGGACCCCAGCTCAGGAGGAAGGGCATGAGTTCACGGGGGAGGCCGCTGCGGTCCACGCCCGCGCGGAACTCCATCTCGACCGCCCCGTCCCGGCGGATCAGGGTGGTGTTGGGGAAGCCGCCCTCCAAGACGCGGTACGCGGCTTCCGGCGCGAACCGCACCGTGACGGTAAGGGGCTCCTGGCTGCCAATGACGCCCCAGGCGTCACTGAGAAACTGTTTCGGGTCGAAGTTGGGGTCGAGTTCATAGGTATCCTGGTGCAGGCTCAGGTTAGCCATTCTGGAGAGCTTGAACGTCCGCACTTGAGCGCGGCGGCGGCGTTCCAGGCCGATCACGTACGGCGCGAGGTTGGTGCGGCTGATCTCGATGAAGTACACGCACAGTTCGTTGCCGGTTTCCACTTCGCCGTTCGGGCGACGGTAGTCGAAGTTCAGGACCCGGCCCTCCATCCAGGCGGTGGCGACCTGTTCCATCTGCCGCTCCGCGAAGGGTGTGGCGCCGTTGTCGCGCACGCTGGCGTTCAGGGTGTGCCGGATACGTTCCGGGAGGGCCAGGGAGATGCTGTGCAGGGCATGCCGGTAGTGGGTGCCCAGGGCGGGGGAGTGGTGGTGCGCGAGACGGATCGCGGCGTAAGCGGCGAGAGCCTCGGCGGGGCGCAGCAGGGTGCCGTTTCGGGGAATGGAGTACGTCTTGCCCGCGTGTTCCACGACGTCGTGTCCCATGCGGCGCAGGGCGTCAATGTCCCGCTGAATGCTGCGCTGGCCGACGCCGAAGCGGCGAGCGAGGTCGAGGGTGGTAGAGGGCCGCGCCTGAAGTTCGTCGCGCAGGGCGCTGAGCCGCTTGGCCTTGTCCCAGGTTTTCGCCTGGCGGGGGTTCGCGGGGCGTGCGGCAGGGGTGGGGTGAGTGCTGACGGGTGCGGGGTCGCCCATAAGCCCCACGGTACGGAAGGCATGTCTCATCCCTGTCGCACTTTTCAAAAATAGTTACTTGAATTCAAACTACTTTAGTCTCCTTGTAGCAAGTACTGTTCCTGCTCCGTGGCCCAGGGCAGACTGACTCCACTCAGGAACGCAGTCACCGCCGCGCGACCCGGCCGCACCCCCAGCACGTCACTCGTCCAGTGGGCGGCCGGGTCGAGCTGGTACGCGCCCCCCATGGCCCCGACGCTCTCCTCCCAGCCGAGCGCGACCCGCAGTTGTCGCACGACCCGCGACACCCTCTGGGCCGCCTGCCGGGCGTCGCGGGGCTTCCCATCACGGATCACTTCGGTCAGTTCATCGGTGGTCAGGTCGCCGCCCGCCATGACCAGGGCGGTCAGGGTCACCAGTTCCAGGGGTCCCAGCCGCACCCGGCGTCCATTGACCTGCACCACCGGAACACCCAGCACGCGCAGGTGAACGTGCGTCTGCTGGGGACGGGGCAGGGAGTCCGGGCGCCGGTCGGTCGGCAGCAGCGTGAACAATTGCCGGAAAGCGTGGGCTTCCTCGCGCATCCACAACGAGGTGCGCTCCAGTGGGGTCAGCAGGGCCAGGGCCTGCTCCGGGCGACCGGTGCGACGGGCGAGTTCCGCCCGTACGATCACGCCCCGCTCCCGGTCCTCCCGGTCCAGCGGGCCAGTCCGCGCCAGGTGTGTTTCGACGGCCGCAACGTCCAGCTGGTCCAGGCTGACCAGCGCCGCAGCGAGGTCCACATTCACCCAGGATTGGCCGTTCTCGCGGTCCCCCTGCGTGGTGTGCGCCGCCTCCCGCAGGGTTTCCAGCGCCTGCATGGGCCGCCCGGACAGGCGAAGTGTATGTCCCAGGCCGCGCCGCGCCTGCCGGAGATCGTCCTCGTCTCCGCTGACCTGCGCGGCCGCCGCCGCCTGCCGGTACAGGCTCTCCGCCCGTGCCCACTCCCCGAAGACGCGCCGCGCCACCGCCTGCCCGGACAGCGCCCGGCTGCGAAAGCCCGAGCGCAACGCGGCCACCTGCATGAAGTACTCCTCGGCTTCCCCGAAGTGGCCCGAGCGCAGGCAGCTCAGGCCCATGTTGTTCAGCAGCAACGCCCGGTGGTAAGGGGACACCATCAGCCCCAGCGCCTCCGCGTAGGCCAGCATGGCCTGTGCCTCGTTCCCGGCGCGGCTGTGCAGGCCCCCCAGGTCGAGCAGCACCAGCCCACGCGTCCACCCCACGCTCATGTCGAGCGCCTCCCGGAACGCCGCGTCCCAGCCACCCCGGGGGCCGAGACGGTTCAGGGCAAAGCCCTTCATACGGAGCGCGAGTCCCAGCTCACGGTCGGTGAGGTTGGGCCGGTCGCGCAGCGCCGCCTCGGCCGCCTGCAGCGCCTCCGTGAACTCCTCCTGCTGCGTCAGGGCCCACGCGAGGTGCGCCTGCAGGAACCCGGCCTGCACCCCGGCGTCCTGCGCCGCGCGGATCAGGGTGATCACGTCCCCTGGCGTTTCCGCGTTCCCGGTCAGGCGGACTTTCAGGCGCAGCCCCTGCAAGCTGTGAGTGCCCCCCATGCCGCGCAGCAGCGTGGAGGGCGCGCTCGCCTCCAACTGCCGCAGCAGAGTCAGGAGTTCCGCCGCGTCCTGCCCCTCGTTCAGGGCACGTTCGATGGTCAACAGGGCGTCGTCGAACCGCCCCTCCTCCATGAGGGCCAGGATGGATTCCCGCCACGCCCCCCACGGGACGGCAGGTGAGGCGGAAAACCGACGGGCCGGACGCATCGCAAGCAGGGTAACGCCCGGCGTATGGGCACGGACAGTCGCGGGGGCCGGACGCTCAGCCGGGGCCGCCCCCCGTCTTTGCGTCGTCGCCCGCCAGCAGGACGGGAGTGTGGACGTGGAGGGGGGCGGCGAGGAGGGGGCCCAGCGTGGCGAGGAGGAGCAGGGCCGAGGCACAGACGTGGCGGGCAGAACGGAGGTGGTTCATGGGGCACTCCTGGAGGCGCGGCCCGGACCACGGGCACGCGCGGGACAAGGGCTCCCCCAGGCCCCCGTATGACGGGGCCCCGCGTGGTCAGCGTTCAGGAATGGGGAAGCGGGCGGGGGGTGGACGGACAGTTACGTCATCCGCCGCTGCGGACGATCACCGCCGGGAAACGCCCGCTGGGACGCTTCCTTTCGGTGATGCGCGCAGCTTGACCCCGCACCGCGTCCAAACGTGACGCGCGGTTCACGCCGCCAAAATGCGTCCCCGGTCGCCCTTTGCTGGGCGTACCCTCCAGGACATGACCTCTCCCGACACGCCCCCTCCCGGTTCCCCCCAATCCCGCGCCGTGCAGGTCCTGTGGGCCAAAAGCGGCCAGAAGTCAGCCGGAGAGGGATGGCTGCCCGTCCTGCACCACCTGCTGGACGTGGGCGCCTGCGCGGCGGCCATCCTGGAACGCGAACCGGCTACCACCCGCGACCTGCTCGCCGCGGACCTCGACCTGGCCCCCGGGGAGGGCACGGACCTCGCAGTGCGCTGGACCTCCGCCCTCGCGGCCCTCCACGACCTCGGTAAGGCCAGCCCCGCCTTTCAACACAAGGCCGCGCCGCTGGCCGAGCGGGTGTGGAAGGTGCTGCCCTGGCAGGATCACCGCGAGAACACGCCGCACGGCCTCGTCACACAGAAACTCCTGCCGGACCTCCTGACGGCCCGCGGCTGGGCGTCACAGGTGGCGTCCCGCATCGCGCAGGCGGTCGGCTGCCACCACGGGCAGCGGGAGCGGACGCCCCGGGCGCCCGACCGGGGCACCGGCCCCGAATGGCACGGGGTGCAGGACGAACTCGTCACGCTCGTGCTGACCGCGTTCGGGCTCCAGGACGAACCCGCGCCACCCGTCACCGAGTTCGGTGGGGGCGCGTTTATGCGCCTCGCCGGACTGACGAGCTTCGCGGACTGGGTGGGGAGTTCCTTCCCGCTTCGCGGTGACCCCGATCCGCTGCCCTTCACGGATCCCGCCACGTACCTGCAAGGTGCCACTGTCCAAGCCCGTGCCGCGCTGGATGCGATTGGTTGGACGGCCCGGCAGCCCCTCACCCCGCACCCCGGCGCCGTGGATGACACCTTTGCGTTCCTTCCCGGATTCCGCGCCCGGCCCCTCCAGACCTTGCTGGCCGACCTGCTCAGCACCCCGGATCCCCGCCCCGCCCTGATCCTCGTGGAGGCGCCCATGGGCGAGGGGAAAACGGAGGCGGCCCTCTACACGCATCTGCAACTCCAGAACGCCGCCGGACACCGCGGCCTGTACCTCGCCCTGCCCACCCAGGCCACCGGGAACGCCATGTACCGGAGGCTGCGCACCTTCCTGAATCATCAGGCGGCCGGGCGCCCCGATCCGATCACCGTGGACCTGCAGCTCCTGCACGGGGGCGCCTCCATGCAGGGCGACTACCAGCAGGACCTGACCAACACCCGCGCCCGCAGCGACGCGCAACAGGCCATCGACCTGAAGCCCAATACCCGCAAGGACGAGGGCGACATGGTGCGCGCTGCCGAATGGTTCAGCCACCGCAAACGCGCCCTGCTGGGCGAGTACGGAGTCGGCACCGTCGACCAAGCGCTCCTGGGCGTCCTGAACGTCAATCACCAATTCGTGCGGCTGTGGGGCCTCGGGAACCGCGTGGTCGTCCTGGATGAGGTTCACGCCTACGACACCTACACCACTCAGCTTATCCACGCCCTGGTGCGCTGGCTGCGTGCCCTGAACTCCAGCGTGGTCATCATGAGCGCCACCCTGCCCGCGCAGACCCGCCAGGACCTCCTGAACGCCTGGAACGTCACCCCCGACGCCGCCCCCACCTACCCGCGCCTCACCGTCGCGCGCGCGGGCGACCCCACGCCCACGTCCCGGCCTATTCCCGGCCCACGCCGCGCCCAGACCCTCACCCTGCGCGCCACTGACCCTGACCCGGGTGCTCTCGCCGTGCAGGCCGTCACACTCGCCGAAGC from Deinococcus apachensis DSM 19763 includes the following:
- the casA gene encoding type I-E CRISPR-associated protein Cse1/CasA, producing the protein MNSPPIPTFNLLHDPWIPVRPLDGGPVHEVGLRDLVLKAHTFGRIDDPSPLVTVALLRLTLALLHRALRGPRNVAQAAEWFRGGFPTDQLEAYFARWDDHFDLFHPERPFWQGKSNKANPEQYHWSLLSPELNGSNTTPVFGTKKRAEAVVGKSAVEPTLMGWVGTATPGQIARLLAQNQSFALGGRVTGASESQQGGPVMSKALFVPTGNNLLETLCLNLLPYPADMAEGDRAVWEWQAEGVNRSDAPQVPMGYADRYTWLSRSILATPARIHPHQVQTVGYGSGVARVEDSNQGRSLEPMAALVSKTVEGRPTLLPLTLSLNRLAWRDLQAILPEPQDQVYADSKGKVIKVPGFAPLTIQNAADVLCIANGTATGENIVQVHVFGQILGGKPGITSAFRHESYAMPITLLQDWEQGGKYIDTAFKEAKLVAAALTSATQRLAVEVLSRGGEREPHKDDVRDLTQTLPGLGSYWAALEAPFRMFLSALDAPQEAEAGWRDSVAREARAAWAMNLQGAGGDGTVLGYAFRPRRTDGKYQPSPQAILARALSALHATHRAEVSPS
- the casB gene encoding type I-E CRISPR-associated protein Cse2/CasB is translated as MTTIPSTATPFERLVLNLSRLDRGQLAQLRRSLGDDTPGQSVPWLEGVFLRSGLDVRHDRQWRALALVAGLYSLIERPDESNEPTPAPEHRPTLGETFGALYLAQEQRPSTEKRFLALLDADMDALPYALRQAVTLLKADGRTPDWVQLLRDVDLWEHPERGARLRRIWAKDFYRTAERVITTDKPTATKTNTPTRPQSSLFDTTVPDEDEGETL
- a CDS encoding helix-turn-helix transcriptional regulator; this translates as MGDPAPVSTHPTPAARPANPRQAKTWDKAKRLSALRDELQARPSTTLDLARRFGVGQRSIQRDIDALRRMGHDVVEHAGKTYSIPRNGTLLRPAEALAAYAAIRLAHHHSPALGTHYRHALHSISLALPERIRHTLNASVRDNGATPFAERQMEQVATAWMEGRVLNFDYRRPNGEVETGNELCVYFIEISRTNLAPYVIGLERRRRAQVRTFKLSRMANLSLHQDTYELDPNFDPKQFLSDAWGVIGSQEPLTVTVRFAPEAAYRVLEGGFPNTTLIRRDGAVEMEFRAGVDRSGLPRELMPFLLSWGPRAEVLSPPHVREAWLAELREALARYDVPPARNTA
- a CDS encoding tetratricopeptide repeat protein; this translates as MRPARRFSASPAVPWGAWRESILALMEEGRFDDALLTIERALNEGQDAAELLTLLRQLEASAPSTLLRGMGGTHSLQGLRLKVRLTGNAETPGDVITLIRAAQDAGVQAGFLQAHLAWALTQQEEFTEALQAAEAALRDRPNLTDRELGLALRMKGFALNRLGPRGGWDAAFREALDMSVGWTRGLVLLDLGGLHSRAGNEAQAMLAYAEALGLMVSPYHRALLLNNMGLSCLRSGHFGEAEEYFMQVAALRSGFRSRALSGQAVARRVFGEWARAESLYRQAAAAAQVSGDEDDLRQARRGLGHTLRLSGRPMQALETLREAAHTTQGDRENGQSWVNVDLAAALVSLDQLDVAAVETHLARTGPLDREDRERGVIVRAELARRTGRPEQALALLTPLERTSLWMREEAHAFRQLFTLLPTDRRPDSLPRPQQTHVHLRVLGVPVVQVNGRRVRLGPLELVTLTALVMAGGDLTTDELTEVIRDGKPRDARQAAQRVSRVVRQLRVALGWEESVGAMGGAYQLDPAAHWTSDVLGVRPGRAAVTAFLSGVSLPWATEQEQYLLQGD
- a CDS encoding CRISPR-associated helicase/endonuclease Cas3, which gives rise to MTSPDTPPPGSPQSRAVQVLWAKSGQKSAGEGWLPVLHHLLDVGACAAAILEREPATTRDLLAADLDLAPGEGTDLAVRWTSALAALHDLGKASPAFQHKAAPLAERVWKVLPWQDHRENTPHGLVTQKLLPDLLTARGWASQVASRIAQAVGCHHGQRERTPRAPDRGTGPEWHGVQDELVTLVLTAFGLQDEPAPPVTEFGGGAFMRLAGLTSFADWVGSSFPLRGDPDPLPFTDPATYLQGATVQARAALDAIGWTARQPLTPHPGAVDDTFAFLPGFRARPLQTLLADLLSTPDPRPALILVEAPMGEGKTEAALYTHLQLQNAAGHRGLYLALPTQATGNAMYRRLRTFLNHQAAGRPDPITVDLQLLHGGASMQGDYQQDLTNTRARSDAQQAIDLKPNTRKDEGDMVRAAEWFSHRKRALLGEYGVGTVDQALLGVLNVNHQFVRLWGLGNRVVVLDEVHAYDTYTTQLIHALVRWLRALNSSVVIMSATLPAQTRQDLLNAWNVTPDAAPTYPRLTVARAGDPTPTSRPIPGPRRAQTLTLRATDPDPGALAVQAVTLAEAGGTVTVLVNTVQRAQDIFRAVRTLLGPRFQSMCWGSKHPEKIGVHLYHARYPAQDRGEREERVLRYLGPQPATYLKNGTRHTDDVRPERFILIATQVAEQSLDFDTDVLITDLAPIDLILQRAGRLHRHDVNTGRRGAHETPTLYVAGLGDWPEAALDEYQWKYVYAPALMYRTWHALQGRTHLTLPNDLDPLVQRVYDLNSPALDNLSEEQQRTLLKADRALQTERRNQTLTGGLAHIGQPDTFLDLPPQPSLGEPDGEPAHDDASATTDDTATEAPHYGTRLGDDSLRIVPIHHNGADTLDEKGDHSAQIETLQKHDWDTARAIYARSLQVSRHDIVRHYRDHPTRRGGDHAGWAAHPLLRDTEPLILINNQAVIGKTRVILDPELGLVYERLE